Proteins from a single region of Equus asinus isolate D_3611 breed Donkey chromosome 17, EquAss-T2T_v2, whole genome shotgun sequence:
- the LOC123278102 gene encoding olfactory receptor 5A1-like, whose amino-acid sequence MSMEGDRNYTSASMFVLLGLSDGKEWQLVLFPIFLGIYLMTLVWNLGLIILIRVDSHLHTPMYFFLSFLSFLDICYSSSTSPRMLSDFLKDEKTISFTACATQYFVGCWMGQAECCLLAAMAYDRYVAIGRPLQYPAIMAPGLCQKMVAGAYGSGFLSSLVQTVPSFHLHFCGPNIILNFFCDIIQIISLSCTNPFIIHMIIFLVAFFTGFGSFLFILLSYGFIAVSILKLSSAKGSAKAFNTCASHLAVVTIFYGTGLFMYLNPSSSHSKNQNKVLSVFYVILIPMLNPLIYSLRNKEIKEALKRVIKRTTHLSH is encoded by the coding sequence ATGTCCATGGAAGGGGATAGAAATTACACTTCTGCGTCCATGTTTGTTCTCCTGGGACTCTCAGATGGAAAAGAGTGGCAGCTTGTCCTCTTCCCAATCTTTCTAGGGATCTACCTTATGACCCTAGTCTGGAATCTGGGTCTTATCATCCTAATCAGGGTGGACTCCCACCTGCACACacctatgtacttttttctcagtttcctgtcatttttagacatctgctattcttcttctaccagcccaaggatgctttcagacttcttaaaagatgaaaaaacaatttCCTTCACTGCCTGTGCCACCCAATATTTTGTTGGGTGCTGGATGGGTCAGGCTGAGTGCTGTCTCTTGGctgccatggcctatgacagatatgttgctatTGGTAGGCCTCTGCAGTACCCAGCCATCatggctcctggcctctgtcagaAGATGGTTGCTGGGGCCTATGGGAGTGGTTTCCTTAGTAGTTTAGTTCAAACAGTCCCTAGTTTTCATCTCCACTTTTGTGGGCCCAATATCATTCTAAATTTCTTCTGTGACATAATCCAGATTATTTCCTTGTCTTGCACCAATCCCTTTATCATCCACATGATTATTTTTCTGGTAGCATTTTTTACTGGATTCgggtcttttctttttatcctcttatCTTATGGTTTTATTGCAGTTTCTATTCTGAAACTATCCTCTGCCAAAGGTAGTGCCAAGGCCTTCAatacctgtgcctcccacctggcAGTTGTGACAATCTTCTATGGTACAGGCCTCTTTATGTACCTGAATCCTAGCTCTAGCCACTCCAAGAATCAGAACAAGGTGCTTTCAGTGTTCTATGTTATCCTTATCCCCATGTTAAATCCTCTTATCTATAGTTTGAGGAACAAGGAAATTAAAGAGGCCCTCAAAAGGGTGATAAAGAGGACAACACATTTATCTCACTAA